The Arachidicoccus terrestris genome includes the window CTGTCACACCTGCATAAGGATCATGCCGGCGGCATAAAAATGAATACCTTAGAAGGAAGTGACACGCTCGCTTTCCCTCATGCCACCTATTATCTCCAGAACAAAGAACTGGAATATGGTTTAAGCGGCGAGAATCCTTCTTACCATAAAGAACAGTTTGAAATACTGAAAGATCATCCGCAGGTAGTCCTTCTGGATGGCGACGGCATACTGGATGACTATATCCGCTATGAAGTGACGGGCGCCCATAGCAAATATCATCAGGTATTCTGGTTTAAAGAAGGGACCGAGACCATTTTTTTTGGAGCAGATGACGCACCACAGCTGGGACAAATGAAAAACAGATTTGTGGCCAAATATGATTATGATGGCAGAAAATGTATGGAACTGCGTAAAAAATGGTGGGCGGAAGGGGAGCAGGAAAAATGGACCTTCCTTTTTTATCATGATGTTAAGTCGCCAACATTTTCTTTTTAGCGCTTGCCGTCTTGGTTGAAGACACGGGAACAAAAAAATCAAACCGGGTTTAAAGGTTTGATTTTTGATTTTTTTTAGTGGCGTTCCAAGACTAGACCGCCACCTCTATTCAAATTGTGATATTGCTGCGTGTTGAGGCAAAGGTACACTGCGACGGATTGCCTGGTTTATCAAATCGGGAAAAATGCTTTCGGAATAAGGAAAATATGCCCGTTTGTAATGGCTCTAATGCTTCAAAAAATAAACACCAGGCTGCTTAGGCCGGGTGCTGTTTTTTAGTGGCACGCCAGCAATAGCGTGCCACCTCTATTCAAATTGTGTGATATGTTGCTAATCGTGTGATACAAAGTTGACTCATTTGTAAATCAATTATTTACCGATTCGGGAATACGACTTACGCGATATGGAAATTTCTTTTCTTTGAAACTGATACCGAGCCTCCTTTAAAATTAAAATCAGGCCTTTAAAAAAGCCTGATTTTTGATTTTTTTTAGTGGCGTTCTAAGACTAGGCCGCCACCTCTATTCGAAATTGTGATATGTTGCTTTGTGTTGTGGATACAAATATAAGGCAGGCGCAACCGGCCTTGTTTATGAAATCGGGAAAAAGGATTACGCAATCGGGAAAAGCTCAGTTCGCTTCCATCCATTAGATTGAACTTAAATCTCCTTCCCTGATTTTTAGTTTCATCCTTAACCTTGATTTGCCGGTAAAGGCATGGATTTCAGTTAATATTCATCGTGAGTCCAGAGCAGTTTCCCATATTTTGCCTTAATTTCGGGGAATGAAGACTGCCCTCGGTTTTAATTGGAAAATACTATTGGTACTGGTTGCCCTGGCAATCGTCACCGGCAGTCTTTTTTATTCAAGATACCTTTCCCGGAAACTGGGCAAAATAGAAAAACAGCGAGTCGAGACCTGGGTAGAGGCACAAAGAACCATTGCAGGAGCGACAGAAGAAACCAACCTTAATCTGGCAGTCAAGATCTCCTCAGAGAATAAAGATATTCCCATTATAGAGACAACTGCCAACGACAGTATTACCGGTAATTACCTGAATCTGGACAGCGCGAATGTCGCCGGCAATCCGGCTTATTTGTCATCTAAGCTCAATGCATTCAAAAAAATGCATCCGCCAATTATTCTGACACTGGATCAGGATGCCAGTCAATCCCTGCGTTATTATTACGGGGAAAGCCGGCTGCAAAGAGAACTGCGGTATTTTCCCTTGATCCAGTTACTCATTGTCGGTTTATTTATTATTGTATTATTTGTTGGACAGCGGATCGCGAATAAAAGCGCTCAAAACCGTCTCTGGGTGGGTATGGCTAAGGAAACTGCTCACCAATTGGGTACTCCGCTGACCAGCCTGGAAGGCTGGGTTGAGATACTCAAAAATGCCTATGAAGAAAATGTTTCATTGCAACAAGGCGGGAAAAAACTACAGATTGTCCGGGAAATGGATGCGGATATCGCCCGGCTTAAACTGATCAGTGACCGGTTTGCCAAGATCGGCAGTACGCCCAAGCTGGAGCCGGCAGATCTGGCTGTGCAAGTGGAAAAAATGGTGGCTTATATAAAAAAGAGGGCCGGGGGCAAAGTACAATTTAGCGTCGTCAAAGAACAGTTGCCTTACCAGGCGGCTATCTGTGCACCGCTAATGGACTGGGTCATAGAAAATCTGCTAAAAAATGCACTCGATGCCATGAACGGAACGGGGCAGATCCAGGCGACCCTGCTCAAGAATGACCGGCAGGTGATCATTGATATTCAGGACAGCGGAAAAGGTATCCCTCACAGCCAGTTTAAGAAGGTTTTCCACGCAGGATTTACTACCAAAAAAAGGGGCTGGGGGCTGGGTTTGGCGCTTACCAAGCGTATTGTAGAGGAGTATCATCACGGAACGATCGTTGTCAGGCACAGTGAACTGGGTAAAGGATCCATCTTTCGTATTATATTGCCATGTGCTAATCTTTGAATATTGAGCAGTATTGCCATTAAAGGGGGCAAAGTCCTGTTTTACGCCAGATCTTGTTTTTTTGTTATAATCCCTTCCCCGACCAGCTTGCTGTTGAAATAGCATTAACTTTAAGGTGGCAAGTCATATTTTTCTTCATCATAATCGCCTCGTTATGACAAAACCTGAAAATCAACGACGTCAGGCCGGAACCGGACATGGCCCGGTGCATCCATCAGCCGTTCAAACGGAAGAAATTAGACAGGAGGTCTTTGATCTTTATGATGATTACGCGCATAGCCGTATCACCAGGAAGGATTTTGTGCAAAAGCTGTCCATTTATGCAGTAGGTGGTTTGACCGTTCCTGCTTTAATGAGTTTTCTGATGCCTGATTACAAAGGCGCTGTAGAAATCCATGCAGACGACCCCAGGATAGACAGTGCGTATATCTACTACGAATCCCCGAAAGGAGGAGGGCGCATAAAAGCCTTGCTTTGCATACCAAAAGACGTCAAAGGGAAAGTCGGAGGTGTTGTGGTTGTCCATGAAAACCGAGGGTTGAATCCCTATATTGAAGAGGTGGCCAGAAAACTGGCCATTGAAGGATTCGTGAGCATCGCCCCGGACGCGCTCACACCACTGGGCGGTTACCCGGGCAATGATGATGAAGGCCGGGCGATGCAGGCAAAGCGAAATAAGGAAGAGATGCTGGAAGACTTCATCGCAGCCTATTATTTTCTCAAGGATCAAAAAAACTGCAATGGGAAAGTAGGCGTGGTCGGATTTTGCTTTGGAGGAGGGATCGCCAATCTAATGGCCGTACATATTCCTACGCTGGCAGCTGCGGTGCCGTTTTACGGCGGTCAGCCGCCACTTGACGAAGTCAAACAGATCCAGGCGCCGTTACTGATCCAGTATGCCGGTCTGGATACCCGCGTGAATGCCGGCTGGCCGGCATATGAAGCTGCGCTTAAGGAAAACCATAAAAAATACCAGGTTTTTATATATCCGGATGTCAATCATGGATTCCATAATAATACGACGCCCCGGTTCAACAGGCCAGCAGCTGATTTGGCCTGGAAACGGACGATTGATTTTTTCAGATTATATACAAAATGATCACCCGGATAACTTACGAACGTTATTTATGTTTTATTTTTTGTTTTTATAATTTGTTGAATATTAGCTACATGTATCTTTTCTTCTCGAAAAAAGGCGATAAAGAATAAAATTATTTTTTGCCGCTGTTTGTTTTATATCTATTTTTGTCCACAAATATGGTAGACTTCTGGCAATGTCGTCCTACCGGGTGTTGTGGAATCACCTTTTATTTGATTATTTAATTTTTAAGTGCATTTATACAATGGCGAACAATTGGGATTTATTAGCCTATAAAATTGGTGGACTAAGTGAGGTGGACGCATTGCGTCTGCTGGCTGAGACCTACCCTGGTGAAGTTGTTTTCTCCAGTAGTTTCAGTTTTGAGGATCAGGCTATCACCCATATGATCTTGTCAGAGGGATTGCCTATTGAGATTTTCACGTTAGATACCGGCAGGCTTTTCAAAGAAACCTATTCTGTATGGAGTAGTACCAATGAAAGGTATCATACCCATATTAAACCTTATTATCCGGCCCATGCCGCACTGGAGTCCTTCGTAGAACAGGAAGGCCCCAATGCCTTTTATATTTCCCCCGAACTCCGTAAACAGTGTTGTTTTCTTAGAAAGGTTGAACCGCTGGGCAGGGCACTTAAAGGCAAAAAAGTCTGGATCACCGGACTCAGAGCCGAGCATTCCGCCAATAGACAGGGTATGGATCAACTGGAATGGGACGGTTCACACGAATTATTAAAATTCCATCCGATCCTGCATTGGACGACAGAACAGACCCGGGCCTATATCAACCAACACAATATTCCCTACAATAGCCTTCACGATAAAGGCTTTGTGAGTATCGGATGTGAACCCTGTACCAGGGCCATCAGAGCCGGAGAGGATTTCAGAGCCGGCAGATGGTGGTGGGAAGATAACAGCAAAAAGGAATGCGGCCTTCATGTCCATTCTTAATTACAAATTCTACATTTATTTTTCAAGTATATTATGAGTAACTATCAACTGGATTATTTGGATCAACTAGAGTCAGAGTCCATCCATATTTTTCGTGAAGTAGCGGGGCAGTTTGAAAAGCCGGCCTTACTGTTTAGCGGCGGTAAGGATTCCATTACATTAGTCCACCTGGCCCTCAAGGCATTTCGGCCGGGGAAATTCCCCTTTCCTTTAGTACATATTGATACCGGACATAATTTTCCGGAAGCATTAGCTTTCAGGGACCAGCTGGCAGAAGAGTTAGGAGAGCAACTGATTGTCCGTAAAGTCGAGGATACGATCAAGGCGAAGCACCTGACAGAACAAAAAGGCAAGTTTGCTTCCAGAAATCAGCTACAGACGTTCACCTTATTAGACACGATTGAAGAATTTGGATTTGATGCCTGTATCGGAGGTGCCCGGAGGGATGAGGAAAAAGCCCGCGCCAAAGAACGAATCTTCTCTGTAAGGGATGATTTTGGCCAGTGGAACCCCAAACTGCAACGTCCTGAACTCTGGCATACCTATAACGGTAAGATCCATAAAGGAGAGAATGTGCGGGTATTCCCGATCAGCAACTGGACGGAGCTGGATATCTGGAATTATATTAAAAGAGAAAACATCGCGCTTCCGTCCGTGTATTTCTCGCATGAAAGAGAGGTGTTGGAATATCAAAATGCATTGATCGCCGTTTCTCCATATATCCAGATCGAAGAGAACGACAAGATCTCCACCCGCAGGGTGCGCTATCGTACGGTTGGAGATATGACCTGTACAGCTGCCGTCGCTTCCGAGGCTTATAGTGTAGACGATATCATTAGTGAGATTACCGCTACCCGGACCAGTGAACGTGGAGAAACCAGGATCGATGACCGTTTCTCTGAAGCCGCCATGGAAGACAGAAAAAAGAACGGCTACTTTTAACGGGCATCCGTTAAATAAAGGCACTTGTGCGGCGGATATCAATTAACAAATGTGCTTTGCACAGCAAGGCAACAAAACGAAGAAAATGGATTTACTTAGATTTTTAACGGCAGGCAGTGTGGATGACGGAAAGAGTACGCTTATCGGACGTCTGTTATATGATAGCAAAAATATTCTGATCGACCAGCTGGATGCCATTGAGCGCAGCAGTAAGAACCGTAAGGACGGTTCCGTTGACCTGGCGCTTTTAACAGACGGCCTGCGGGCTGAGAGAGAGCAGGGCATTACCATCGATGTCGCCTATAAGTATTTCTCTACACCTAAGCGCAAATTCATTATCGCAGATACCCCCGGCCATATTCAATATACAAGAAATATGGTTACCGGGGCTTCCAATGCGGATCTGATCATTATTCTGGTAGATGCCCGTAACGGTGTGGTGGAACAGACCAGGCGCCATTCTCTGATCGCTTCTTTGCTGAATATACCGCATGTGGTCGTGGCCATCAATAAAATGGATCTGCTGAACTATGATCGAAATGCCTACGACCAGATCGTTGCAGATTATAAAAAAGTGGCCGCGACGCTGAAATTGAATACCGTGTCGTATGTGCCCATCAGTGCGTTGGTAGGGGATAATATTGTAGATGCGTCCACAAAAATGGGCTGGTATGAAGGCCCTACTTTACTGGAGTACCTGGAAAATGTCGAAGTGAAGAGTTCTGTGAATCTGGACAATGCCCGTTTCCCGGTACAG containing:
- the cysD gene encoding sulfate adenylyltransferase subunit CysD; amino-acid sequence: MSNYQLDYLDQLESESIHIFREVAGQFEKPALLFSGGKDSITLVHLALKAFRPGKFPFPLVHIDTGHNFPEALAFRDQLAEELGEQLIVRKVEDTIKAKHLTEQKGKFASRNQLQTFTLLDTIEEFGFDACIGGARRDEEKARAKERIFSVRDDFGQWNPKLQRPELWHTYNGKIHKGENVRVFPISNWTELDIWNYIKRENIALPSVYFSHEREVLEYQNALIAVSPYIQIEENDKISTRRVRYRTVGDMTCTAAVASEAYSVDDIISEITATRTSERGETRIDDRFSEAAMEDRKKNGYF
- a CDS encoding sulfate adenylyltransferase subunit 1; this encodes MDLLRFLTAGSVDDGKSTLIGRLLYDSKNILIDQLDAIERSSKNRKDGSVDLALLTDGLRAEREQGITIDVAYKYFSTPKRKFIIADTPGHIQYTRNMVTGASNADLIIILVDARNGVVEQTRRHSLIASLLNIPHVVVAINKMDLLNYDRNAYDQIVADYKKVAATLKLNTVSYVPISALVGDNIVDASTKMGWYEGPTLLEYLENVEVKSSVNLDNARFPVQYVIRPQTDALHDYRGYAGKIESGIYRKGDQVVVYPSGVEATIEKIELGGKEVEEAFAPQSVVLHLDQDVDISRGDSIVKKDDSLKVSQDIDAIVCWMDEKPLSVGQKYFLQHGSKVVPAMVKEIRYKLDVNELEKIYEVSKADLNEVVEVKLKTASPLAYDAYSHIRESGGAVLVDQTSFVTVGAALLQ
- a CDS encoding sensor histidine kinase, producing the protein MKTALGFNWKILLVLVALAIVTGSLFYSRYLSRKLGKIEKQRVETWVEAQRTIAGATEETNLNLAVKISSENKDIPIIETTANDSITGNYLNLDSANVAGNPAYLSSKLNAFKKMHPPIILTLDQDASQSLRYYYGESRLQRELRYFPLIQLLIVGLFIIVLFVGQRIANKSAQNRLWVGMAKETAHQLGTPLTSLEGWVEILKNAYEENVSLQQGGKKLQIVREMDADIARLKLISDRFAKIGSTPKLEPADLAVQVEKMVAYIKKRAGGKVQFSVVKEQLPYQAAICAPLMDWVIENLLKNALDAMNGTGQIQATLLKNDRQVIIDIQDSGKGIPHSQFKKVFHAGFTTKKRGWGLGLALTKRIVEEYHHGTIVVRHSELGKGSIFRIILPCANL
- a CDS encoding MBL fold metallo-hydrolase, with protein sequence MRIIPLSEGAFTIDASKKFIPFDPATDNLQQRAVGSLLVEIQPFLIVTDRDILLLDTGLGFTNDGEMQIHQLLRSHGIGAGEVTKVLLSHLHKDHAGGIKMNTLEGSDTLAFPHATYYLQNKELEYGLSGENPSYHKEQFEILKDHPQVVLLDGDGILDDYIRYEVTGAHSKYHQVFWFKEGTETIFFGADDAPQLGQMKNRFVAKYDYDGRKCMELRKKWWAEGEQEKWTFLFYHDVKSPTFSF
- a CDS encoding dienelactone hydrolase family protein; translated protein: MTKPENQRRQAGTGHGPVHPSAVQTEEIRQEVFDLYDDYAHSRITRKDFVQKLSIYAVGGLTVPALMSFLMPDYKGAVEIHADDPRIDSAYIYYESPKGGGRIKALLCIPKDVKGKVGGVVVVHENRGLNPYIEEVARKLAIEGFVSIAPDALTPLGGYPGNDDEGRAMQAKRNKEEMLEDFIAAYYFLKDQKNCNGKVGVVGFCFGGGIANLMAVHIPTLAAAVPFYGGQPPLDEVKQIQAPLLIQYAGLDTRVNAGWPAYEAALKENHKKYQVFIYPDVNHGFHNNTTPRFNRPAADLAWKRTIDFFRLYTK
- a CDS encoding phosphoadenylyl-sulfate reductase; translated protein: MANNWDLLAYKIGGLSEVDALRLLAETYPGEVVFSSSFSFEDQAITHMILSEGLPIEIFTLDTGRLFKETYSVWSSTNERYHTHIKPYYPAHAALESFVEQEGPNAFYISPELRKQCCFLRKVEPLGRALKGKKVWITGLRAEHSANRQGMDQLEWDGSHELLKFHPILHWTTEQTRAYINQHNIPYNSLHDKGFVSIGCEPCTRAIRAGEDFRAGRWWWEDNSKKECGLHVHS